One window of Channa argus isolate prfri chromosome 4, Channa argus male v1.0, whole genome shotgun sequence genomic DNA carries:
- the wnt7bb gene encoding protein Wnt-7b isoform X1, which produces MIIFSSRSVLLSVYYPQIFLILTSGSYLALSSVVALGANIICNKIPGLAPRQRAICQSRPDAIIVVGEGAQMGINECQYQFRYGRWNCSALGERTVFGQELRVGSREAAFTYAITAAGVAHAITAACSQGNLSQCGCDREKQGYYNQEEGWKWGGCSADIKYGIEFSRRFVDAREIKKTPRRLMNLHNNEAGRKVLEERMKLECKCHGVSGSCTTKTCWTTLPKFREIGYILKDKYNEAVHVEVVRASRLRQPTHLKVKQTQGYRKPMETDLVYIERSPNYCEEDAATGSVGTQGRLCNRTSPHTDGCDLMCCGRGYNTHQYTKVWQCNCKFQWCCFVKCNTCSERTEVFTCK; this is translated from the exons ATGATCATCTTCTCGTCGCGCAGTGTACTGCTGTCAGTCTACTATCCGCAGATCTTCCTGATCCTGACGAGTGGCAGCTACCT GGCCCTGTCCTCAGTGGTGGCTCTGGGTGCCAACATCATCTGCAACAAGATTCCCGGGTTGGCACCTCGCCAGAGGGCCATCTGCCAGAGCCGCCCGGACGCCATCATTGTTGTGGGTGAAGGCGCCCAAATGGGCATCAATGAGTGTCAATACCAGTTTCGATATGGACGCTGGAACTGTTCGGCACTGGGAGAAAGGACAGTCTTTGGTCAGGAGCTCCGAGTAG gcAGTCGGGAGGCAGCATTCACCTATGCCATTACTGCAGCAGGGGTGGCCCATGCTATCACAGCGGCGTGCAGCCAGGGCAACCTGAGCCAGTGCGGTTGCGACCGGGAGAAGCAGGGATATTACAATCAGGAAGAAGGCTGGAAGTGGGGAGGCTGCTCAGCTGACATCAAGTACGGCATCGAGTTCTCTCGACGCTTTGTGGACGCCCGTGAGATTAAAAAGACCCCACGCCGCCTGATGAACTTGCATAACAATGAGGCTGGGAGAAag GTTTTAGAAGAAAGAATGAAGCTAGAATGCAAGTGCCATGGTGTCTCAGGCTCCTGCACCACTAAGACCTGTTGGACTACACTTCCCAAATTCCGTGAAATTGGCTACATACTCAAAGACAAGTACAATGAAGCTGTGCATGTGGAGGTAGTCCGGGCTAGCCGACTACGCCAACCTACTCACCTCAAGGTGAAGCAGACTCAGGGCTACCGCAAGCCCATGGAGACAGACCTTGTCTACATCGAGAGGTCGCCAAACTACTGCGAAGAGGACGCAGCCACGGGGAGTGTGGGCACCCAGGGACGCTTGTGCAACCGCACCTCACCGCATACAGATGGCTGCGACCTTATGTGCTGCGGCCGGGGCTACAATACACATCAGTACACCAAAGTGTGGCAGTGTAATTGTAAGTTCCAGTGGTGCTGCTTCGTCAAGTGCAACACATGCAGCGAGAGGACGGAGGTGTTTACCTGCAAATAA
- the wnt7bb gene encoding protein Wnt-7b isoform X2, whose amino-acid sequence MHKPLRKRSLYVLLCFGIIYLRLGALSSVVALGANIICNKIPGLAPRQRAICQSRPDAIIVVGEGAQMGINECQYQFRYGRWNCSALGERTVFGQELRVGSREAAFTYAITAAGVAHAITAACSQGNLSQCGCDREKQGYYNQEEGWKWGGCSADIKYGIEFSRRFVDAREIKKTPRRLMNLHNNEAGRKVLEERMKLECKCHGVSGSCTTKTCWTTLPKFREIGYILKDKYNEAVHVEVVRASRLRQPTHLKVKQTQGYRKPMETDLVYIERSPNYCEEDAATGSVGTQGRLCNRTSPHTDGCDLMCCGRGYNTHQYTKVWQCNCKFQWCCFVKCNTCSERTEVFTCK is encoded by the exons ATGCACAAACCCCTCCGAAAGCGGAGTCTCTAcgtgctgctgtgttttggcaTCATTTACCTCAGACTTGG GGCCCTGTCCTCAGTGGTGGCTCTGGGTGCCAACATCATCTGCAACAAGATTCCCGGGTTGGCACCTCGCCAGAGGGCCATCTGCCAGAGCCGCCCGGACGCCATCATTGTTGTGGGTGAAGGCGCCCAAATGGGCATCAATGAGTGTCAATACCAGTTTCGATATGGACGCTGGAACTGTTCGGCACTGGGAGAAAGGACAGTCTTTGGTCAGGAGCTCCGAGTAG gcAGTCGGGAGGCAGCATTCACCTATGCCATTACTGCAGCAGGGGTGGCCCATGCTATCACAGCGGCGTGCAGCCAGGGCAACCTGAGCCAGTGCGGTTGCGACCGGGAGAAGCAGGGATATTACAATCAGGAAGAAGGCTGGAAGTGGGGAGGCTGCTCAGCTGACATCAAGTACGGCATCGAGTTCTCTCGACGCTTTGTGGACGCCCGTGAGATTAAAAAGACCCCACGCCGCCTGATGAACTTGCATAACAATGAGGCTGGGAGAAag GTTTTAGAAGAAAGAATGAAGCTAGAATGCAAGTGCCATGGTGTCTCAGGCTCCTGCACCACTAAGACCTGTTGGACTACACTTCCCAAATTCCGTGAAATTGGCTACATACTCAAAGACAAGTACAATGAAGCTGTGCATGTGGAGGTAGTCCGGGCTAGCCGACTACGCCAACCTACTCACCTCAAGGTGAAGCAGACTCAGGGCTACCGCAAGCCCATGGAGACAGACCTTGTCTACATCGAGAGGTCGCCAAACTACTGCGAAGAGGACGCAGCCACGGGGAGTGTGGGCACCCAGGGACGCTTGTGCAACCGCACCTCACCGCATACAGATGGCTGCGACCTTATGTGCTGCGGCCGGGGCTACAATACACATCAGTACACCAAAGTGTGGCAGTGTAATTGTAAGTTCCAGTGGTGCTGCTTCGTCAAGTGCAACACATGCAGCGAGAGGACGGAGGTGTTTACCTGCAAATAA